A genomic region of Mesorhizobium sp. NZP2077 contains the following coding sequences:
- a CDS encoding DUF2066 domain-containing protein — MSGSVRAALLTVGLVIATFFGPHAAFAVTLDELYQSQTIVTGQGEVNRQIGFRDCLDRVLVRVSGDRRLLERPEMAELRDKAGSFVDSFRYHDRMEGIPIHDEQGTHDRPHDLTCLYKPATVNKLLASLGSKPWLGARPTLSILLAVERAGRGFVLASDGDESPYMRDSLEAAARPMAMSIVIPDKATLTKGGFIFEEVRAMATSPELLGGDARTLGGRPLLFGNIQWRDKDLGWTVDWWLAIDGKTYDWQIRGVSFDEAFRVAIKGAAQILSGNGQP; from the coding sequence ATGTCCGGATCTGTTCGTGCCGCGCTTTTGACGGTCGGGCTTGTGATTGCCACCTTTTTTGGGCCGCACGCTGCATTCGCCGTCACGCTCGACGAGCTCTACCAGTCGCAGACCATCGTCACCGGTCAGGGCGAGGTGAACCGCCAGATAGGCTTCAGGGACTGCCTGGACCGGGTTCTGGTCAGGGTTTCAGGCGATCGGCGGCTGCTTGAGAGACCCGAAATGGCTGAACTGCGCGACAAGGCCGGCAGCTTCGTCGATTCGTTCCGCTATCACGATCGGATGGAGGGCATTCCGATCCATGACGAGCAAGGCACGCACGACCGGCCGCATGACCTGACCTGTCTCTACAAGCCTGCCACGGTCAACAAGCTGCTGGCTTCGCTCGGCAGCAAGCCCTGGCTTGGCGCTCGACCGACGCTGTCGATACTCCTGGCGGTGGAACGCGCGGGGCGCGGATTCGTACTCGCGAGCGATGGGGACGAAAGCCCCTATATGCGAGACTCGTTGGAGGCGGCTGCCCGGCCTATGGCGATGTCGATCGTCATTCCAGACAAGGCTACGCTCACCAAGGGTGGCTTCATTTTCGAGGAGGTAAGGGCCATGGCCACCTCGCCTGAACTGCTGGGCGGCGATGCAAGAACCCTTGGCGGCCGACCACTCCTTTTCGGCAACATCCAGTGGCGCGACAAGGACTTGGGCTGGACAGTAGACTGGTGGCTTGCGATTGATGGCAAAACCTATGACTGGCAAATACGCGGTGTCAGCTTCGACGAGGCGTTCCGCGTGGCAATCAAGGGCGCGGCACAGATTCTTTCTGGCAATGGCCAGCCCTGA
- a CDS encoding DUF6163 family protein yields MSEVTSRRVVLQPSTVEVIFAWFQRVIAGYCLLFGILYWIKLIGFYPGSLWRFDLMPVHWQVAAVMLAVFFPFAAAGLWMLASWGPVIWFICAVTETVMYAGFPELFGHRLLIVVSHAAVALLYIVFRVVIWLQKRPVRH; encoded by the coding sequence ATGAGCGAGGTGACGTCGAGACGCGTCGTGCTTCAACCCTCGACGGTCGAGGTGATCTTCGCCTGGTTCCAGCGTGTCATCGCGGGCTACTGCCTGCTGTTCGGCATCCTCTACTGGATCAAGCTGATCGGCTTCTATCCGGGCTCGCTCTGGCGCTTCGACCTGATGCCCGTACACTGGCAGGTGGCGGCGGTGATGCTCGCCGTGTTTTTCCCTTTCGCCGCGGCCGGGCTGTGGATGCTGGCCTCGTGGGGCCCGGTGATCTGGTTCATCTGCGCGGTCACCGAGACCGTGATGTATGCCGGCTTTCCCGAACTTTTCGGCCATCGGTTGCTGATTGTCGTCTCGCATGCGGCGGTGGCGCTGCTCTACATCGTCTTTCGCGTCGTCATCTGGCTCCAGAAACGCCCTGTCCGGCACTAA
- the phaZ gene encoding polyhydroxyalkanoate depolymerase: MLYQAYQLQDDLIAPSRFFADLMRSAMSSMVSCDSVKQRLAAGLEMIARLKLTHARPDFDIKSVRIGNRDVPVSVETALDLPFGKLLRFAKDMDTRQPRVMVIAPLSGHFSTLLRGTVTTLLADQEVYITDWANARDVPLVAGRFGVDDYVDYIIRFLEAIGPGAHILAVCQPCVQALAAVAIMSEDGHPATPRSMTLMAGPIDPRESPTKVNEFAVSKSLSWFQNSVISRVPWRHAGGGRRVYPGFLQLVAFMGMNIDRHTKAHRKLHDHLAAGETVEAEKIKTFYDEYLAVLDLTEEFYIETIDRVFQKVEIATGTYTFRGSLVDPGAIRNTALLTVEGGRDDICALGQTSAAHELCRSLRPHLKRHHLQANVGHYGVFNGKRWEREIYPVVRNLILSME, encoded by the coding sequence ATGCTGTACCAGGCCTACCAGCTACAGGACGACCTCATCGCCCCGTCGCGGTTTTTTGCCGATCTGATGCGCTCGGCGATGAGCAGCATGGTTTCATGCGACAGCGTGAAACAGCGCCTGGCCGCCGGGCTGGAGATGATCGCCCGTCTCAAGCTCACCCATGCGCGGCCGGATTTCGACATCAAATCCGTCAGGATCGGCAATCGCGATGTGCCCGTCAGCGTCGAAACGGCGCTGGACCTGCCATTCGGCAAGCTTTTGCGCTTCGCCAAGGATATGGATACGCGCCAGCCGCGGGTGATGGTGATCGCCCCCTTGTCGGGCCATTTCTCTACCCTGCTGCGCGGCACGGTGACGACACTTCTGGCCGACCAGGAAGTCTATATCACAGACTGGGCCAATGCCCGCGACGTGCCGCTTGTCGCCGGTCGTTTCGGCGTGGACGACTATGTCGACTACATCATCCGCTTTCTGGAGGCGATCGGCCCGGGCGCGCACATCCTGGCGGTTTGCCAGCCCTGCGTCCAGGCGCTTGCCGCCGTCGCCATCATGTCCGAGGACGGGCATCCGGCGACGCCACGCTCGATGACGCTCATGGCGGGTCCGATCGATCCGCGCGAAAGTCCTACCAAGGTCAACGAATTCGCCGTCAGCAAGTCGCTGTCCTGGTTCCAGAATTCAGTCATCTCGCGTGTGCCCTGGCGCCACGCCGGCGGCGGACGCCGGGTCTATCCGGGCTTTCTCCAGCTTGTCGCGTTCATGGGTATGAACATCGACCGGCACACGAAAGCACACCGCAAACTGCACGACCATCTGGCCGCCGGCGAGACCGTCGAGGCCGAAAAGATCAAAACCTTCTACGACGAGTATCTGGCGGTGCTCGACCTCACCGAGGAATTCTATATCGAAACCATAGATCGGGTGTTCCAGAAGGTAGAGATCGCCACCGGGACGTATACTTTCCGTGGCAGCCTGGTCGACCCGGGCGCGATCCGCAACACTGCGCTGCTCACCGTCGAAGGCGGGCGCGACGATATCTGCGCGTTGGGACAGACGTCGGCCGCGCATGAATTGTGCCGGTCACTGCGTCCGCATCTCAAACGCCATCACCTGCAGGCCAATGTAGGCCATTATGGCGTCTTCAACGGCAAACGCTGGGAGCGCGAAATCTATCCGGTCGTGCGCAATCTCATCCTGTCGATGGAATAG
- a CDS encoding glutathione S-transferase, translated as MLTISSKNYSSWSLRGWLLCRMAGLEFEEKRVDIDDAGQRQELLLLSPSVLVPRLTHDGVTVWDTLAIAEYLAETMPGVGLLPADRVARAHCRAVSGEMHSGFHNLRSALPMSLKARHKSFKIFSGARPDVERIKTIWSECLEAYGGPWLFGASPTVADAMYAPVCTRFRTYAVELEAPLAAYCDTIFAWPLMQEWTQDALAEPEDIIELDVEF; from the coding sequence ATGTTGACGATCTCGTCGAAGAACTATTCGTCCTGGTCGCTGCGCGGCTGGCTGCTCTGCCGCATGGCCGGGCTGGAGTTCGAGGAAAAGCGCGTCGATATCGATGATGCCGGGCAACGGCAGGAATTGCTTTTGCTGTCGCCATCGGTTCTGGTGCCGCGTCTGACCCATGACGGGGTGACGGTGTGGGACACGCTGGCAATCGCCGAATACCTGGCCGAGACCATGCCGGGAGTAGGGCTCCTGCCGGCCGACCGCGTCGCTCGCGCCCATTGCCGCGCCGTGTCCGGCGAGATGCATTCGGGTTTTCACAATTTGCGCTCGGCGCTGCCGATGAGCCTGAAGGCAAGGCACAAGAGCTTCAAGATCTTTTCCGGCGCGCGCCCGGATGTGGAGCGGATCAAGACGATCTGGTCCGAATGCCTCGAGGCTTACGGCGGTCCCTGGCTGTTCGGCGCGTCGCCGACCGTGGCCGACGCGATGTACGCGCCTGTCTGTACCCGTTTCCGCACCTATGCGGTCGAACTCGAAGCGCCGCTCGCCGCCTATTGCGATACCATCTTCGCCTGGCCGCTGATGCAGGAATGGACGCAAGACGCATTGGCCGAGCCCGAGGACATCATCGAACTGGACGTGGAATTTTAA
- the hemB gene encoding porphobilinogen synthase — protein MNRFTPTKPAGARSVDDITGSRRLRRMRKADWSRRLVQENRLSVDDLIWPIFVVEGKDVREPIAAMPGVFRLSVDLAVKEAERAAKLGIPALATFPNVELALRDQTGSHILDPENIINRATRAIKDAVPEIGIITDAALDPFTSHGHDGILRDGIIVNDETVEQVAAAAVIQAAAGADIIAPSDMMDGRIGAIRDALDANGFQDVAIMSYATKFASAFYGPYREAVGTAGLLKGDKKTYYIDHANSDEAVREAEQDIAEGADMLMVKPGLPYLDIIRRLKDEFQMPTFAYQVSGEYSMIKAAGANGWIDGEKAMLESLLAFKRAGCDGILTYFAPEVAQMLKG, from the coding sequence ATGAACAGATTCACCCCGACCAAGCCAGCCGGCGCGCGCAGCGTCGACGACATCACCGGCAGCCGCCGCTTGCGCCGCATGCGCAAGGCCGACTGGTCACGCCGTCTGGTGCAGGAGAACCGGCTTTCGGTCGACGATTTGATCTGGCCGATCTTCGTCGTCGAGGGCAAGGATGTGCGCGAACCGATCGCCGCCATGCCCGGCGTCTTCCGCCTGTCGGTCGATCTTGCCGTCAAGGAGGCCGAACGCGCGGCCAAGCTCGGCATTCCGGCCCTCGCCACCTTCCCCAATGTCGAACTGGCCTTACGCGACCAGACCGGCTCGCACATCCTCGACCCGGAAAACATCATCAACCGCGCCACCCGCGCCATAAAGGACGCGGTGCCCGAAATCGGCATCATCACTGACGCCGCGCTCGACCCGTTCACCAGCCATGGCCATGACGGCATCCTGCGCGACGGCATCATCGTCAACGACGAAACGGTGGAACAGGTCGCGGCGGCGGCCGTCATCCAGGCCGCGGCAGGCGCCGACATCATCGCGCCGTCCGACATGATGGACGGCCGCATCGGCGCCATCCGCGACGCGCTCGACGCCAACGGCTTTCAGGACGTGGCGATCATGTCCTATGCGACCAAGTTCGCCTCGGCCTTCTACGGCCCCTATCGCGAGGCGGTCGGCACCGCCGGCCTGCTCAAGGGCGACAAGAAGACCTATTACATCGACCACGCCAATTCGGACGAGGCGGTGCGCGAGGCCGAGCAGGACATCGCCGAGGGCGCCGACATGCTGATGGTCAAGCCCGGCCTGCCCTATCTCGACATCATCCGCAGGCTGAAGGACGAATTCCAGATGCCGACCTTCGCCTACCAGGTGTCGGGCGAATATTCGATGATCAAGGCGGCAGGCGCCAATGGCTGGATCGATGGCGAAAAGGCGATGCTGGAATCGCTGCTCGCCTTCAAGCGTGCCGGCTGCGACGGCATCTTGACCTATTTCGCGCCCGAAGTGGCGCAGATGCTGAAAGGGTAG
- a CDS encoding enoyl-CoA hydratase/isomerase family protein codes for MDFGGGDEIRFERLGRAGVITLTRPQALNAVTHRMVKALDKALRAWERDDGVDVVLVKAEGRAFSAGGDILHIYEAGRAGKPPVEFFADEYRLNARINSFKKPYVALIDGIVMGGGVGISFHGSHRVMTENAQFAMPEVGIGFFPDVGASHLLSDLGGSFGMYLALTGNRIRYGDALWSGLATHAIKAEDQASFLDRLALTGDPESVLPGFFVRAKRETDRPTLEAISRHFAQPSLQDVVDSLDRASGTDEFAAKTLATMRMRSPTSLRVAWRQISAGQTLSMDDCMKMEFRILNRMLAGHDFYEGIRAAIIDKGSKPQWRPATLDAVGEADVAAYFAPLGERELPA; via the coding sequence ATGGATTTTGGCGGCGGCGACGAGATCCGCTTCGAGCGGCTGGGCCGGGCCGGCGTCATCACACTGACGCGGCCGCAGGCGCTCAATGCCGTCACCCATCGCATGGTCAAGGCGCTGGACAAGGCCCTGCGTGCTTGGGAGCGCGACGACGGTGTGGATGTCGTCCTCGTCAAGGCCGAGGGCAGGGCATTTTCGGCCGGAGGCGACATCCTGCACATCTATGAGGCCGGCCGGGCCGGAAAGCCGCCGGTCGAGTTCTTTGCCGACGAGTACCGGCTGAACGCCCGCATCAACAGCTTCAAGAAGCCCTATGTGGCGCTCATCGACGGCATCGTCATGGGTGGCGGCGTCGGCATTTCCTTTCACGGCTCGCACCGGGTGATGACCGAGAATGCCCAGTTCGCCATGCCGGAGGTCGGCATAGGCTTTTTCCCGGATGTCGGCGCCAGCCATCTGCTGTCGGACCTTGGCGGCTCTTTCGGCATGTATCTGGCCTTGACCGGCAACCGCATCCGCTATGGCGACGCGCTGTGGTCGGGGCTGGCCACCCACGCCATCAAGGCCGAAGACCAGGCAAGCTTTCTTGATCGACTGGCGCTGACCGGCGATCCGGAATCGGTGCTGCCCGGTTTCTTCGTCCGGGCAAAGCGGGAGACCGACAGGCCGACGCTGGAAGCGATATCGCGCCATTTTGCCCAGCCATCGCTGCAGGATGTTGTGGACAGCCTGGACCGTGCATCGGGCACCGACGAATTCGCGGCAAAGACGCTGGCGACGATGCGCATGCGCTCGCCAACCAGCCTTCGCGTCGCCTGGCGGCAGATCAGCGCCGGGCAGACCTTGTCGATGGACGACTGCATGAAGATGGAATTCCGCATCCTCAACCGCATGCTTGCCGGCCACGATTTCTACGAAGGCATCCGTGCCGCCATCATCGACAAGGGATCGAAGCCGCAATGGCGGCCGGCAACGCTCGATGCGGTCGGCGAGGCGGATGTCGCGGCCTACTTCGCCCCGCTCGGCGAACGGGAACTTCCGGCATGA